The window CTAACCTTACTCTACGTGATTTTACTTTGTTTGTTAAGATAAACTAATTCCGCATTAAGATCTTTTGATTTTCAGTTTTGAAAAATCTGGATTCTTTCTGTTGCAAGATATGATCGTCCAGTAGTGTCTTTCTTTGTTAATTTAGACTCAACTTTGGTTTGATATAATCTTTTATGTTTCTGAAAGTGCTTTGAAAACCTTTTTTGAGAATTTAGTCCATATATACACTATACACTAAACTATACCAAATAGAAGCCTTAATGAAGCGTCCCTACTTTTGTTTCAGGTCAGGAAAGAAATCTAGGGCGTACAGGATTTGGTTGTCATGCTTCCTCTTGAGTATATGTGTACATAGCGCAGTTTTACTGATATATATAGTATTTGAATCGTCAATTCTGAACTCTTTTGTCTACAAACAATCTGTTATGAGTTAACATCGACCACAATCTTTGTGCTATGGAGATCTACTCATTACTTGATCTATGTGATCACTGCAAATAGATAGTGAAAAAATTTCAACAACATTGAAAATTTGATTGCTTGCAGATATGCTTCTTTTTTTTTGTTATTTCTTTTTTGTTGCGAGAAATATGAAATGGAGAGGAGGGAGATATAGAAAGACATCACACAGTTTATATAGATGCAAGATATGGGGTCTTGAATTGACCAAAAGATGTTTCAGTAAATTTCAAACCATGTACATATATAGTCTGTTACCAAGTAACTTCATAATCTATATTTAGGAATGAAAAAAGAAACTACAAGATGCCCTAAAACTGAAACTGATCACCATCAGTGCTTGGCTGATCTTCATCAGCAAGGATTCCTTTGATGAATGACTGTAAGTAGGTGTCATCAAGTGAATCAAAATCTATCATCAGATCGTTATCAGCAAGAAGCTGCTGCATATTAGAATGAGAGGAAGAGGCTTGATCTTGTTGTGGTAGTTGTACTTGGTACTCCTCTTGACACCTACTCTCAGGTTCCAACTGCTGTTGTGGTGCTACTGAATAATCCGAATATTGCTCTTGAATTGGTTGCTGCTCATTAGGTATTGATTGGGCAATAGAAGACCAAAGCTGAGCATCATTCAACAGTACAGTACTGGGAGAGAAAACTAGATTCTCATCATCATTACTCATCAGTATCTGCTCAAGCTCATCAGGAAAGTTGTTGCAACTGTTTTCCGGAACCACCTGAGCCACTTGATCATCTTGATGAAAATAGGAAGAGGGCATTTGCTGAGAAGTAGTGCCTCCTTGTTGCTCAGACATGCAACTGTTTTGAACTGATGTTCTGGGTTCAAGTTTTCTTTTTTTGCTTCTCAAACTCTCATCCTCATCATTTTTCTCAGCCCTCTTGTTTCTATCTCCTCCTTTGTCGTTCACTTTGATTCGGCACAGAGCTAGATCCGGTGCATGCTTAATGGTGAACTCATCCATTAACCAAGCACCATGGTGCTCATCACAAATCTGTGTGTGGACATTATTCTTGTTCTTCTCATTCTTGTCCTTGTCGTTCCTGCTAGTACTCTTCTCGTATCGGAACTTCCTCAGTGACCCAAACGCCTCCTGAACGCCATCGACATAGATGGGCTTGAACTTTTCAGTCGCACTCCATGTGCCAAGTTCGCCATCAGTGCCAAGTCTGCGAGAGTTGCGTGACTTGTTAGGGTTGAGCTTTTCAGCACGGGAGAAGAAGTAAATGAAATCCTGGTGAGAAAACTTGGATTGCTGATACATTCTCCATAACTCCCATGGAGGTAACGCATCCTTGCCGTAGATACAGATCTCAGGGAAGGTCTGCTTGTAGGTTGCGATGAAGACCTTGTCGTATAGATAACCCAACAACTCGGTTTCGCTAGGTTGAAACGTCGTCACCACACCGACATTGAGTTCGTCAAGAGTGGCGAACTGATCCATCACTCAGTAGCTGCTACTTGAATTGATGTAAGAGAACTGGAAAGTATGATCGTAGGGGGAGGCGAGAGAGAAAGAGAATGATCTCTGAAATGAGAAAGAGTAGTGTCTTGGTCTCTGAAATGAGAAAGAGTAGTGGGTATATATAGAGCGTCCGTCCTCCTCTTTCTTATTTGTTCTTGGTCTTAGTTGGTAATTAAAGCTTCATTGATCCTTATCTCCACATTGTCCGTGTTTAATTGGGTAAACTGGGGATGGGATCTTAAAATGAAGGGAAGGTTTTTTTTTGTTCAGGTGCTCAAGGTTTCTTTTCGGCAGCTGTTTTTCGGATTCCTATCCTTTGCTATTTAAAGCAAGTTAAGAATTTGACATGTTAGTATCATTCATTACATAATCTTGTTCACTTGTTTCTAAACAAAAGAAATATTAATTATATAATCTCGTTCACTTATTTCTAAACAAAAGAAATATTGAAGTACTAATACTTAGAAAACAAAGATTCACTGTAAATGGACTAGCTAAATACTTGGAATATGAATATATGATGTTCATGCATCAGATACTATTAAGTCTATTGTTCGGAAAGTTAAATATTTTATCTTCTTACTAGCTATTTGCTTATATTCATTAACATTTTGATCGATTCCGTGAAACTGGCTTATGGTGAATCCCTTTATCATTTTTGCCTAAACAACCATTTATGATCAATCAAATGCCTCATCTTTGAACTTCAATTGGGTTGTAAGCTTATAGCTATTTACCAGTTGTTCACTTGTTTGTAGATATTGTACAGCCGTATGCTTATGGTCGTTTTGTTGGTTCTTGTAATGGCTTGGTATGTGTAGAAGTTGCTAAGGTCATTATCATATGGAACCCTTGTACTAAGAGTGTTGTTTGTAGAGGCTCGTGAGAAAATTGGAATTAAATGTTCTTAGTGAAGTCAAGTGTGATCATGATTCTTGAATCCCATTTGTTCAAAAACTTGTTACCACTTTACTTTTGACACAAGATTTAAGTTAAGATATTTACATATTAAAATATATATATATATATAATGAGATCATTCTTTTGAAAAAATAGGCTTCACCATTTCATTCTTTTCCGAAGTCAATTGATTTTTCAACATGTTACTCTTTAAGCACTGTTGGTTTTGTTTACTATCAAGTCAACTGACCTCGATTTCGTTTTTTCGATGATGAAAAAGAATACAAGCAAAAACAAAAATAAAATTGCAACGAAAAACCTCTTGTAAAACCTAAACTATAAAAATCAAAATTGAAAGCAATAATTGAGGATAGAGGGAGTTCATTTTGCCATCCAGCAACAAGAGTAGAGCAACCAATATCAGCAACTGAATATGGAAAAAAAAATTACTTCACGTCATATATGAGTAAAAATGATGGAGGTAAACCGCGTGGCAAAGACATTTATAATAGTTTAGATATGCCAAATTTCTTGATGGAGTTATTGATAAAATCAATGAGAATCTTAGAATCATTCTCAAGTTGTATTCTGGTAAAACTATGTAGAGAAGCAACAAGAAGACCATCTCTCAAGCACAAAGCTTCAACCATATGAATATTTGGTTTTCCTAAAATATTTAATAGTGACAAGGACCTCGTTTGAAATCTTGAGTTTATAAAGTTCTGCATATTTATTAGTCTAAAATAAAATTCAATGAAAATGTAAGGCTTAAATAAAAACAGATCACGAGTCCAAACCACACAAGAAAGGTAAGATAAGATTGCAACTTTGCAAGTTTCCAACCCAGATTATCCTCAAGAGCAAAAGGGAAAAGCAGCAAGAGCCCGATTTTCCATGCTACCGGAAGTGTCACCAGTAGCGGATCCAGAATTTAAACATGGGGTGGGCTTCAAATTTGGCCAAAGACCAAAAATTTTTTTGACGTCAATTACAAGTCTTTGAAAGAAATGAAAATAGGCGTCAATGAAAGTAGAAGAAAATTTAAAAAATAAGAGACAAATTAGAAAACCCAATAAGAATAGATTGAAATCTAATATTTCATCGGATTCTATATAGGAAAAAGAAGATTAGAAAATTTATATTCAAGGAACTTTAGAGATTTAAACAGAATAAGACTAGAAAACTAGAAGCATAAGAAGAAGAATTGAAGAGTAGAGATGTAGTCGCATACAGAGGAAGATGAGATGCGTAAAAGTACGGAAGTTAGGTGGGCTTGAATGCAAAAAAAAGATATATATCTAATAAAAAAAACATAATACACTTGGTTTTTTTTTCAATCCCAAAAACCTTGGTTGGGCTTGAGCCCCACCAACCTCTGCACTGCCTCCGCCCCTGAGTGTCACTCCGCCTAGGTCCCGGTGAACGCTGAGGCCACCGAATTTGTAAGTTCTGAAACTTTCAATAGTTAAGCAGCAATTTCGTATATTGTAGGGTTTACAATTTGGGGGCGAGAGAGATGGGGGACGGCGCTGTCGTGCTTAAGTGAGCTGATACGGACTTTGGCGATTACGAGGAAGATGTGATCACCGAGATCCTAGCGAGGCTACCGGTGAAATCCTTGATGCGATTCCGGTGCGTCTGCAAGTCATGGCGTGCTTTGATCTCCGATTCCTATTTTGTAAAGAAACACTTGAGCCACGCAGATACCTACAAGCTCAATTTCGACATGGATCCTCCCTTGTTCTTGGACTTGAAAGCTTTGGAAAATATCAAAAATGGTGATGATGTTTGGTCTGCGGTCACTGAGCTGGATTTTCCGGTATGGGAAACCATCCCCGAATCTGGTTTTAGACGTGTTGTTGGTTCTTGCAATGGCTTGGTATGTGTAGAAGTTAGCTTCAAATGAATCATTTACATTATGTTATGGAACCCTTGTACTAGAGACTCAAAGGTTTTACCAAACCCTCTTCTAGTCACAGGGCTTAAAGATAGCTACAAAAAATTTAATGGATTTGGGTATGATTCTGCGACTGACGACTACAAGGTGATACGGGGGTTCGCCTATGATGCAAATGGTGCTAAGAAATTCATGATTCAAATATTTGCACTGAAAACAGGTTCATGGAGGACTGTCAAAGATATTGATTATGTTGACCTGACAAAGATGCAGGGATTGTTTTTAAACGGAGCTTTGCATTGGTTAGGGGATCTACCTGAACCCGATGGGGACACAAGAATTTTGTCCTTTGATTTAGGGGCAGAGAAATTTCAGGAGACGATTCAATTACCCTATGCTGACCGGTTTACTCATCTCTTGATTCATAGAAATTGTCTCTGCGCATGCAGTTGCCCAACTGAATCGATCAATATATGGATGATGAAAGAATATGGAGTTAAGGAATCCTGGACTGAAATAGTACAATTTTCTCTGGAGAATTATGTACTGAATTGTGTACTGGATCCTGATGAATTTAATCTCCTTGTCAGGCCTGTGTGCATTTTGGAGAATGGTGTATTTTTGATTGACAGGATGGGTGGTCGCAAACCCGGTAATGTTGAACGTGTCGTGGTATTTTCTAATCTACAGGAGAAGACATTCGAGCATTTTGTTAAGGTCACGCAGGACTCGGACTTTACAACATTCATTTACCAAGAGACATTAGTTTCACCAGATATCCCCACAAACAAGACCAATATTGTGAGTCTTCTTTACCCATTGTCATTACAATTTTAGTAGCATGGTTACTGTGCGTCAGTTGTCGGTACTACCTTCTGTCATTCATTTAGCAGAGTTTTCTTTTGGGTTAGCTATTTCACTTTCTTCAGTTTTCATCCATATTGTGTGCAACTTTTCTCTAGAGTAATTTTATTTGAAACCCAAGTTAAGCATGAAATGTCTTTATTTGAAACCCAAGTTAAACATGAAATGTCACCGTAGTTGATTCAAATGCATTAATAGTGAGAATTCTATTTGCCAGATCTTGCTAATAGATGACACACAGCTAGAAGTTTAATCATTTTATTGAGGGGTGGGCATAAAAAACCTAAATCCCGGTCCCGTCCCGAAATTTGACGGGATGGGACGGGATCTATGTCTAAAAACACTGGGCCCGTCCCGTCTTGTCCCGTAGAGAAACAACGGGACGGGACGTGGGACTGAAAAGTTGAGGCCCGTCATGCCCGTCCCGTCCTGTGTAAAATATAGAGTAATCTCAACCATTGGTTTTTTTAGATGTTTTGATCTCAACCTTTCATTTTTGAACCCTGATACTAACTCTCTTGCGGTCTTTCACTCTTTCAGTCTTTCCTCAAGCGACTATGGACACCCTTTTTCTTGCCGAATATCCTCTCTGCAATTCTTCCTCGAAACTGGAGTTGAGTCCTTGAGCTCCTTTCAACTTACCCATTTAACTTTAGCCTCTCCTATTGCTCTTCGACTTAAAGTGCACAAGTAGCAGACTCATCCCATTCCCTGGTAATCCTTCTTCTCCCCCTTTCCTTTTTCTCATATTAAAACAATATGCGCTATCGATATCTCACAGCTTCTATTGCTTCCTTGAGAAGCCTATGCTAAATCCCAATCCCACTCTTTCAGTTTCACTCTTTCTCCTTGAACTCCTCCACCGCTCGATCCCTCCTTGCCTCAGCACCAGATTCCTCCTCGCCTCCGCATCTTACCGCCCGATTCCTCCTCGCCGCTTCCTCCTCGCCTCCGCATCTCACCGCCTGCTTCCTCCTCGCCGCTTCCTCCGTCAGGCAAGATCATTTTTTCTTTGTTCGTTATATCTGTTTAGGTTTTAGGATTTGCGATTTGGAGTGATGTATATGATTTGGCTTTGATTGCGGTGATTTGGCAGTGTGGAAATGAGGAAATCTGGACACATCTAGTTTATGGCAATCGTTAAAGAGAAATCTATCATTGGTTAGAGCATCTCCAACAGCTTCCCTATTTTCTTGAACTTCTCAATTTTGGGGAATATAGAATTGTTTTTAGGTCCAACAGCTTCCTTATCCCATTCGCCAAAATGGGGATGGAGAAGAAAGAGAAGCCTTCATTCCCCAAATTTGCAGCAAAGTCTTCCTTCCCCAAAATTAAATTCTTCACGTGCTCCAACGAATTCAGGACAACAATATAATATTTTATTGGGTATTTTATTATTACAATGAAATATATAATATTTTTTGTTATAATTAATAATGATATAGTATACTTTATTGTTGTATTAAATGTTGAAATCTCCAAAATTGGGAAGCTGTTGGATTTTGAGCATAATTTTTTTAGAGATTTTAGCTTTTGCTTCCCCATTTTAGAGAAATTTTGGAGAAGCTGTTGAAAATGCTCTTAGAGAAATCGTCAAGCAAGATCATTAGTTTACACGCATCTAGTTTATATGAATTAGTTATACTGTTGATTATGCTATGTTCATTCTCCTTATGAATGTCATATTGTGGATTGATATTTGATACATTATGGATTCAGATGATGCAGTTTTTATATATTGTAGGAATATATTAGTATCACTATTATGTAATATTGGGGCGGGATGGCGGGATTGGGCCCATCCCATCCCGGTCCCGTCTGGGAAGGGATTTGCGTGGGATCAAGTCTTAAAAACGTAAGGCCCGTCCCGTATGTAATGTCCGGGACGGGCCGTAGGATGATCATAATCCCGTCCCATCCCGTCCCATGCCCACCCTTTTATTTATTCATTGTAAGTGTTGTTGAATGGGCTAATAGATGGCACGCAGCTAGAAGATTAATCATTATTTTTTTTCTGCGCCACTCAAGTGTTGTTGAAAGGGCAGAATTCAATGTTTTAGTTCAGAAGTTGAGTGCGAGTTTTACCTTTTTATATTTTTTTTTCTGTTTAAATGCTGTTAGAAGTTTTGTTACAGTTTAGCTATGTACAAGGCAGATTCCACGTTCCTGCATTATGTCCAGCAACTAACACAACCGACTTATATTCTGCTTCACCATATTATTCTAATTATATTATGAATTCTTGATTTATTCTTCCTTTTCATTTCAATGGTTTTGGGCTATTAGATCGAGAGGACAAATGTTTATAATAGATCAATTTTCGTTCTGAATTAGTGAAATGCTTGTAAGTTGAACTAATAACTCATTATTGTCAAATTTGCAGGTGAGCTAGTCTTGTTGCTGGGAAGTTCTGGAAGACATAGGGAGGTGTAAGTGCTTTTGTAAAAGCAACCTGCTTGTAAATCAAGGCAGGCGTCATTCTGGCTTGGAAACAAACTGGGAGATTCAAACAGTCAGTTTGCTTATGTAGGAAGTGGATGCAGTGTATGTTGGTACTAGGAATGAAAGATACAGCGTTGATTTGTTCAAGTACCATTTGAGGTTTTTACTCGACTTTTAATTAGTAGGCTTTTCTAAATAAGTCGAGTTAATCGTTGTAATTATGTCATTTGTTCCCGGTCCAATAATGCTTGGTCACTTGTTTGGAGCCAGAGCGGATTCAGTGCACCATGGTGCACTTGAACCATAACAGATTGTAACAAAAAGAAAAGTTGAACAGCTGTAAGATACAATCTAGAAAGAAGGGAAAATGCCAAAATAGGGTTTTCGTATCCCAATTCAATGAAAATCAATTTATTTAGCCCATTCCAATGTTTTTTTAACAAAAATACATTTTTACCCCTAATCTTATTATATATCTTCTCTCCCTCACCTCTTATTTTCATTTTCATCTACTCTCTCTCTCTCNNNNNNNNNNNNNNNNNNNNTTTGACGACAAACGCCGCCGTCACCTCAACTTCATCAATCTGTCTGATTCAACCATCGTTGTCAAATCCATGTTGTTGCAGGCTTCACAAGCTCTTTCTCTCTCTCTCTCTCTCTCCTCCCCTTCCAGCATCAGACAGTCACTGAGATCTCCAACGAGACCTCATAAGTGCGAACGAGATTGGAAGCTCTAGCGAGGGAGCGATGTTGTCGAGAGTAAGATTGGGTTGGAAGAGCGATTGACAGGGATACTTGCAGTTGGAGGTGATGGAGATCTGTTGCTACTATAGAAATAGAGAAGACCGGATTTTGTAATGGCTTTAAGCGCTGATGACTCACCGATGGAGCTTTATTGCCTCGAGCATGGAATTCGGGTACTTTTTTTCTCTGATCTGGATAGATCTAGGCTTGTGATCTAGACATATCTGCTTAATATAGACCTGTGATCTAGGCATATATGCTTAATTTTTGTTCTTAAATGTGTAAGACAATGTAAATGATGTATTTGTAACTTAAATTTGATTAGTAACTAATATGTAGTTTGATATTCCATTAACGTCTTCCACAAATCAGAGATACATGTTCATCACCCTTATGAAAAAAAAAAAAAACCTCGTCACTCGATGCTAAATTACTAATGATAGTTGCCATTTGCCCTGCTTATTCTTGTCACCAAAAACTTGCTACTGTTTTAGGAAAATTTCGAATAAGCTTCAAGTTTTGATATTTTTAGTTCGAGAATAGCTAAATCTAAAATTCTCTAAAATCAAATCTTAAACCTGAACAGGCCCAAATTGAAACATGTCATGAATCCAATCCAGCCCATACGATAAAAGGAAATACACTCCCTTCCCTTCATAAGATTCCAATTTCCAAATTCCAATACTGAAACGCACTGCGACTCTGAGCAAAAGAGGAAAGGTGAAAGGAGGAAGAGCACGAGTGCTACCGGAAATGTCACTCCGGCTACGGTTCCGGTGACCGCTGAAGCAACCGATCTTGTAAGTTCCGTCACTCTCGATAGTTTTTTCTGCCGTTTGTACAATCTAGGGTCCATAATTTGGGGGCGAGAGAGAGAGAGAGAGTAGTAATTACTATGGGGGACGGCGATGTGGTGCTTAAACGAGCTCATACCAACCACGGTGAATACGAGGAAGATGTGATCGCGGAGATCCTAGCGAAGCTACCGGTGAAATCCTTAATTCGATTTCGGTGCGTCTGCAAGTCATGGCGTGCTTTGATCTCCGATCCCTATTTTGTGAAGAAACACTTTTCATGGCGTGCTGAGACCTACAAGGTCAATTTCGACCTGCATCCTCCCTTGTTCGTAGACTTGAAAGCTTTGGAAAATATCAAAAATGGTGATGATGTTCAGTTTGCGGTCACTGAGCTGGATTTCCCGGTATCTGAAAGTATCCCCGATCCCGGTTACAGAAGAGTTGTTGGTTCTTGTAATGGCTTGGTATGTGTAGAAGTTGACTTTAAAGCCATTATGTTATGGAACCCTTATACTAGGGACTCCAAGGTTTTACCAACACCTCCTGGAGTTATAAAGAAGTCTTATGGTGGCTGCTACGATTTTTATGGATTAGGATATGATTCTGCTACCGACGACTACAAGGTCATACTGGGCGTCACTTATTATGATGATGCAAATGGTGCTAACAAAATCATGATTCACATCTTTGCACTGAAAACAGGTTCATGGAGGACTGTCCAAGGCATTGATTATGTTGAGTTAGACACGCGGCTGGGGCTGTTTGTAAACGGAGCTCTGCATTGGTTATATAATCTACCCGGAGTGGGCTCAAGAATTTTGCTCTTTGATTTAGGGGAGGAGAAATTTCAGAAGACGGTTCCATTACCCTATGATGACTGGTTGTATGATCCCTTGATTTATAGAAATTGTCTGTGTGTATGCAGTTGCCCAGCTGAATCCAATAGTATCCACATATGGATGATGAAAGAATATGGGGTCAAGGAATCTTGGACTGAACTAGTCCAATTTTCTTTGGATAATTGTGTGCTGGGTCCTGGTGATTATAGGCAATATTTCAAGCCTGTGTGCATTTTCGAGAATGGTGTAGTTTTAATCAATGAGATGGGTAATTATGAACGCCTCGTGGTATTTTCTGATCTAAAGGAGAAGACATTCGAGCATTTTGTTCAGGTCTCGCAGGACTTGGGTATTAGAACAGTCATTTACCGTGAGACATTAGTTTCACCTGATGTCCACACATACAAAACCAACTATGTGAGACTTCTTTATCCATTAACATTAGAATTTTATTAGTGTGGTTACCGTGTGCCAGTTGTCGGTACTGCATTCTATCATATATTTTGCCAAGTTTGCTTTTGGATTTGCTATTCTGTTACTTGTCCATTTTCTTCAGTTTTCATCCGTATTGGGTGCAACTTTTCTCTAGGTTTATTTGAAACCCAAGTTAAGCATGAAATGTCACCGTATTTGATTCAGATGCATTAATATTGAGAATCTGATTTGCCAAATCATGTTAATAGATAGCACACAGCTACAAGTATCCAATTATCGTATTCTTTATGTGTTGCTCTGTGTGTTGTTGAATGGAGAGAGAACTCAATATCTTACTTCAGAAGCTAACCTCTTTTACTGCTTGTTTTGTTTAAATGCTGTTAGAATTTAATCACAGTTTAGCTATGTACAAGGCAAACTCTCCGTTCCGGCATTAAGTCCAGTGACTAACACAACTGACATATCTTCTGCTTCACCATTTTGTTTCGATTATAATATCAGTTCTGGATTTATTCATCCTTTTCATTTCAATGGCATTACTTTAGGTTATTAGATCGAGATGACAAATGTTTATAATAGATAATTTTTGTTCTGAATGAGTGAAATGCTTATGTTCATAATAGATCATTTTTGTTCTGAATGAGTGAAATGCTTGTACGTTGAACTTATAACTCATTATTGTCAAATTTGCAGGCGAGTTAGTCTTGTTGCTAGGAAGTTCTCGAGGAAA of the Fragaria vesca subsp. vesca linkage group LG6, FraVesHawaii_1.0, whole genome shotgun sequence genome contains:
- the LOC101303835 gene encoding putative F-box protein At3g16210-like, with translation MGDGDVVLKRAHTNHGEYEEDVIAEILAKLPVKSLIRFRCVCKSWRALISDPYFVKKHFSWRAETYKVNFDLHPPLFVDLKALENIKNGDDVQFAVTELDFPVSESIPDPGYRRVVGSCNGLVCVEVDFKAIMLWNPYTRDSKVLPTPPGVIKKSYGGCYDFYGLGYDSATDDYKVILGVTYYDDANGANKIMIHIFALKTGSWRTVQGIDYVELDTRLGLFVNGALHWLYNLPGVGSRILLFDLGEEKFQKTVPLPYDDWLYDPLIYRNCLCVCSCPAESNSIHIWMMKEYGVKESWTELVQFSLDNCVLGPGDYRQYFKPVCIFENGVVLINEMGNYERLVVFSDLKEKTFEHFVQVSQDLGIRTVIYRETLVSPDVHTYKTNYVRLLYPLTLEFY
- the LOC101303544 gene encoding F-box protein At3g07870-like; the encoded protein is MDPPLFLDLKALENIKNGDDVWSAVTELDFPVWETIPESGFRRVVGSCNGLVLPNPLLVTGLKDSYKKFNGFGYDSATDDYKVIRGFAYDANGAKKFMIQIFALKTGSWRTVKDIDYVDLTKMQGLFLNGALHWLGDLPEPDGDTRILSFDLGAEKFQETIQLPYADRFTHLLIHRNCLCACSCPTESINIWMMKEYGVKESWTEIVQFSLENYVLNCVLDPDEFNLLVRPVCILENGVFLIDRMGGRKPGNVERVVVFSNLQEKTFEHFVKVTQDSDFTTFIYQETLVSPDIPTNKTNIVSLLYPLSLQF